The Manihot esculenta cultivar AM560-2 chromosome 17, M.esculenta_v8, whole genome shotgun sequence genome contains the following window.
GATATCGCGACGGTATTTCCTAGATTATTGCAGTCAGGTATTTCATTACCGTTTTCGTTTTTAGGCTTTACTGAGTGCGTGGAAGGGGGCTTGTGGAGCAGCGGGTTCCGGCAAAGTCGTGATACCAAAAGGGAAGTACTCATTAGGCGTGGTGGATTTGCTAGGCCCTTGCAAGGGTGCCATGCATCTTCAAGTGGAAGGAACGTTGGTGGCGCCAGCAAAAGCTAGCGAGCACCGTAAGAATAGCTGGGTTACATTGAAATACCTGGACCGATTAACGGTATCCGGTGGTGGGGCCTTCGACGGACAAGGAGAAATTGCTTGGCAGCAGAAGAGCTGTGGCGACGGATGCAAGAAAGCACTTCCAGTTGTAAGAAAATTCGAACGCTACTTTACACATCAACGGTCATTCATAGGCCCGTTCATGGCAGTAATAATAACTACGTTTTCTCTGCGTAACTGTTCTATCAAAACTGTATCAGAACCTAAGGTTTGACTTCGTCACCAACAGCATAGTCAAGGACGTGACTTCCATAGATAGCAAGCAGTTCCACATCAATCTCCTCGGCAGCAAAAACCTCACCTTCCAGCGGTTTTTGGTGAAAGCGCCGGGGCATAGTCCCAACACAGATGGAATTCACATTGGACGGTCGGAGCAGATCAACATTATTAATTCAAACATTATCACCGATGATGATTGCATCTCCATTGGCCGGGGGAGCAGGCAAGTACGAATCACAAACGTAAGGTGCGGACATGGGCATGGCATTAGTATTGGAAGTTTAGGAAAGTACGAGAAGGAAGAACCTGTGTATGGAATTTATGTGAAGAATTGCAAAATATACGACACTGGCAATGGAGTGAGAATTAAGACTTGGccgctgtaacagcccggaaaccggactgctaccggcgctaggatccagatcgacttaaggtcgccgggacccatagcaaacCTAACATGaatgatagaacatattttagtcctttttatcttgatattaatgatgattatttacatgatttctgcttaatttagtgttcttggcattgttttgcagaaaatggtgcaaaaggacattctggagaaaatacccctaaaactgccttatttggagcaaaagagagcaagcctgccaagttgaaatcaagtcaagctaaatatggaaagttctaaataaggaaagtgacaaagaaggaaagaacattcagacaaagcaatttgaaattcaaatttcaaatcaccaagttgccttttccttattcaagaagccatatcccaagttgccatatttgaggagccaaataagggaagtatcttgagatccaaatcttaaagattcacattcaattattggatttcaagattccccttattaaggaaagaaaatccaaagatcacatgtttcctacttagtgccatgcacattcaaaattcaaaaggagtctccaccttcctctttagtgaatgggcagcctccaaaaacgtgggcagcctcttggacacaccttgggcagtatcttgaagaccttggacagtaattaaaagaccaaagaaccccccacttgcaattcaagacatgctccacgtttttcccttcacacatgcacatagaaggcacatgttggaccaagggcactttgggcagcctctaaaagactcatggactgccatgaAACCCTAAGTAGCctcccaagacatatttaaagcctTCAAGAAGCCTAGAAGAGGCAGAATTCATCctcccaaattcggccaagcaagggcagccccttctccaccttagttcttcatcttcttgctttcttttcatctattttctgttttggttcagccatgagtggctgaaaccctttttctagttgaggattggttgaaactaaggttgtttaaagggttgtgagatctgaacagaaacttttgtctttgattttattcaatattcatgcaattgatgcttaattctaagattgctttgttgttttgatcaaattggccacttgattcttaattgcaaagttaattgattgttggattaggatatttgttagtccgtaattgctggaaatattctgtccatagaacacttggtgtaaaaatccaaggaattgcatgatctaacatcatctcatgcgtttgagtagttagggtttggatctttcttgttcttcatgcaattggcaattgttttgatgcctatggcctaaggacgttccttggcaatttgttgattagtaattggttagaggacgttccctaatcagtttgttcataaggaaagacatggtggtgagaagcgtcttccacccccataaccaacctattgaatcaatcaagataaccatgtttcaatgatcaacccaaacaaccaaagtggatccatatcttcaactagacctttctcttattgatttctctcttattttagattacttgctgtttcaattacttttaatagttgttagtcaaatcatctcaaaacccccctttatacttttcttgcactttatctttgttctactttcaataacttgctttcacttgtgctttcaattagttctattggtcttgattgagataaataaataggtaatcaattctctgtggattcgatccttcaccactatctgcagttgtgaattgtaggtaaccaagaaggttatttttgaccggcttcgacaaccgctcctgtcaatgaactctgttgtaacgaccccaaaaaggaccgtcaccggcgctaggattcaggtcggcttaaggccgccagaacccgtagcaagcctgctatactctctgtgtacctgtaaacctcatacatgatcatacattttctgtgaaaataaaactcttttctgaaccaaggcttaacctgtgcatgcactatctctgtactcatgtactcatgtactctgtactctgtatccctgactagagcttgctctagatgggttaactcatacctgttaagcctggttttcacatacaggaaaacatatatacatatacagatcatgtacaaaacatacatcactaggtcaagcaacaactattacatctctttaatattacatgtccactctaagctattacagatctctttacttttcctgtactctgctggactgtccctgtacactgtacactgaacctgcaaaactggggttaagggagtgggatgagctctatagcccagtgagtagaacagtaaaacatctcagtaaaatatgatctcatggaatgcaccatatcacagacaagccacatcaagagtaaacctgtcaccacatagtcccagtaactctgtgccagggcgtagaatcgagcacctggtcttcctgtcatatatgtatatgtgtatataacacctctgtacttaccattgccagggcgtagtcaaaggctcctggactttgctatacctgccagggcgtagtcaaaggctcctggacttcgctatacctgccagggcgtagtcaaaggctcctggacttcctgtctgagactattggatcattcagcattcactcacatcaccaaataacgatgcaatgcaacagattcgtgaatactaatgcaatcaacctatggcataaacatgatgcatgagatatgctaaaagcagtttgtggttcaattaaaagtcataagtttagttccactcacctctggctatctggactgacagactctgcaggctctgaacctctggagcagtactcactgctgctctctctggttcctctggtctgtacctatacagatggactcaaatgagggaccaaacaagcgtagaaataactcgcttaaacttccccaagaatccccttaaactcactcaactatccatgcaaagcaggcaaaagaaagctggacaggacactttcggcggcaggttcggcggccgaaagtcctctccagagacgaaactcaagcaccttcggcggcaccttcggcggccgaatcccccaaacagagccgaacatgcaaaacaggctgtggcagccaagccaccatgcaagaggttcggcggccgaatgaaccttcggctgccgaacctgagttcatccagaactcagcttcaacggcaaaccatcttctccttcccttcaaccactcaaaccatatatactccaactcctcaacacacatatactcacgtatatgatcacaggggtccaaaactatctcataaccccaaacaacaaatcaaacataacacagaaacatgtatacatgcataactcatcaaaaccactacttctcacttaaacatgcatctctctcccttaacttccataaacccttcagaaaacacataaacaggttcaagagcattacttacctcctgtataacaagaagctgaacactctgaactaaggaaaacggaccaactctcctcaaactctcaaactcgcacaaacggagctttttgcttcaaaacattcaaaaccttgTGACTTATCAAAACACTTTGcaagagctgctcaaactcagcaaataaaccaggggagacgtggccaacttctggacatgatctggtgataacacctatccaaaatgctgactaagggatacaaaactgctggctaagcaactcagcttcggctgccgaatcgcatgcaaaaccatgcaacattcgggggccgaactaaatcttcggaagccgaacattgagcactttcggcggccgaacttatcttcggcggccgaacttggctcctctgccttggttcatttcaactcaaaactatcgATCCTACccgtatatagaatcccaacaccccggattccaccagacaacagaacttccggtgccggattctagccgggtattacattctcccctccataagaacattcgtcctcgaatggtcctaaaacaacaaaaacaaaacacaaggaggaaactaaccttaaaacagatgtggatactgctggagcatagactcccgcgtctcccaggtgcactcttctagattatggtggttccatagaactttcaccatcggaatctccttgttccttagatgtctgatctgcgtgtccagaatccgcactggctgctctatataggtgagatccgtatgaatctccacctcaggctcactcagaacctgattcggatctgacacaaactgtcgtagcatagaaacatgaaataccgggtgaattctctccatagaagcaggtaaatccagcttatacgacacatttccgatcttctgcaacacctgaaagggtccaatgtaccgtggagccaatttacctttcttcccaaaacgaaccactcctttcattggagacactttcagcaatacccaattaccctcctggaactctaactgctttctgcgaacgtctgcataacttttctgtctgctctgcgctgttctgactctctctctgatcatgggcaccattctactggtaatgtctactaactctggccctgcaagagccttctctcctacctcttcccagcaaacaggggatctgcacttcctcccatacaaagcttcataaggagccatcccgatgctcgcatgatagctgttattgtaggcaaactccaccaaaggtagatgctgcctctaagaaccgccaaagtctaacacacatagtcgaagcatatcctctatggtctggatggtcctttctgactgtccatcagtctgtgggtggaaagcagtactaaaatccaatctcgtgcccatcgcactttgcagactccgccaaaagcgggaggtaaactgtggtcctctatctgaaactatagacactggaactccatgtaatctcactatctcatccagatagacctgtgccaacttatccacagaatagttacttcgtactggaagaaaatgagcagatttcgtgagtctgtccacaatcacccatatcgagtctatcctgttggacgctactggtaaacccactacaaaatccacggctatgttctcccatttccactctggaatcggtaatgggttaagcattcctgctggtttctgatgttctaatttcaccctctgacaaacctcacaggttgtcacgaactgcgccacttctttcttcatggctggccaccaatagacccttttcagatcctgatacatcttggtggctcctgggtgaacactatacctcgcattatgagcttccctcataatgtcttccttcacactgcccctatctggtacacaaagtcgactcccatagcgaaggatccctttgctgtcaaatctgaactctacactattgcctgactgaacagtcctggcaattttcatcaactcagggtcctcatgctgtctctgagctatctgctccagaaacacaggtgtcactctcatctgtgctatcaacgcacctgtaccagacaactctagctgtaatccctcgtcaaagagcttataaagctccatcacaactggtctccgctctgctgctatatgggataaactgcctagtgacttccggcttagggcgtctgcgataacattcgccttacccggatgatactggattttacaatcataatcactgagcaattcgacccaccttctctgccgcaaattcagctctctctgacttaagatgtactgtaaactcttgtgatcggtgaagatctcgcatttaaccccgtagaggtaatgccgccacatcttaagtgcaaagataactgctgccatctctaggtcatgggtagggtaattcaactcgtgcttcttcaactgtctagaagcataagctattactctatcactctgcatcaatacacaacccaatcccactcgagatgcatcacagaacactgtgaactcttcattactgacaggcagagctaacactggtgctgttgtcaatctcctcttgagctcctcaaagttctcttcacactggtctgaccagataaacttctggttcttctgagtcaatttggtcataggagctgctatctttgagaagttctgaacgaacctcctatagtaacctgccagtcccagaaagcttttaatctcagtcactgtcgtgggtctgggccagttagctacagcctctatctttttggggtctacctctatcccctctgctgataccacatgtcccaagaaggcaatgctccttaaccaaaactcagacttcgagaacttggcatacaaaccatgctctctcagtgtctgcagaacgatcctcagatgctgggcatgctcctctgcatctctggaatacactaagatatcatcgataaacacaatgacaaagtgatccagaaactcactgaataccctgttcatgagatccataaatgctgcaggggcgttagtcaacccgaacggcatcactaagaactcataatgcccatatctggtccggaaagctgtcttaggcacatctgcctctctgactctcaactgatgatacccagatctcagatctattttcgagaaacaacctgctccagctagctggtcaaatagatcatcaatccgaggtaagggatacctattcttgatagtgaccttgttcaactgtctgtagtcgatacaaagtctgagggatccatccttctttctgacaaagagcactggagcaccccaaggtgaggtactagggcggatgaaacccttatctaccaagtcctgcaactgttctttcaactctgttaactcagctggcgccatcctgtagggaggaatagaaataggtctggtacctggcagtaattcaatttcaaaccctatctccctatcaggtggtagtcctggcaaatcgtctgggaacacatcgagaaactctcggactactggtactgtggctggttccctcacctgactgtctagctctctcacatgagctagaaacccctgacaacccctcctaagcaaacgacgagcctgaagggctgaaatcatacctctgagTGTACCTCTCCTGTTTCCTCTGaaaacacactctgacccatcctggtctctgagactcactagcttctctcgacagtccaacgtagcactatatgtagataaccaatccatccctacaatgacatcaaaatccgtcaaatctagaaccacaaggtcagctggaaggtatctaccctcgataaacactggactgaaacgacagactgacactgccactgatgggtcacatctaggtccactgacccagagaggatactctaactcagaactgatcaaacccaatcgctctatggctctcgaagcaataaaggaatgagaagcaccggggtccatcaaagcatacacatctgaacacccaatgatgagattacctgacaccactgtgttcgacgtgttagcctcctcctgtgtcactgtgaaaatccgtgctggggctaccggatttccacctcgggaacctgctgctgaagtagaggctacccctctccctctacctctgccactagtctgaggcatgactggagctgctggccgtacaactggttgtaccacactgcctgaactcatctgctgggatggtgcaaaagtcatctgcggacaatcccgagcaatatgcccttcctgtccacatcgaaaacaagctgtagatcccaaccgacaaactccgccatgtggttttccgcagcgtctgcagactggagctgtgccagagcttgagccactacctattcccagacctgacttgactttactccagaacttactctttgttccttttgctctctcccatcttttactgcttggtgtgggggctttagaacccgaagcctgtgcctttgactggttctgaatattggcactagcttccattttcctagctgcgtctactatggtatggaaactctccttttctgctggaagaatcaaggaagcatacctgggatgcagtctcatagtatatctccttgctttcttctgatcagtatcataggcttgacccacgtactaaagcagatccaggaacttatctgtgaattcatcaacactcatctcatctgtctgtctcaactgttcaaattcaattactttcatctccctcgaactgtcaggaaaagcccaccctgcaaactcattggcgaactctccccatgacatgctgtccattctaggctccacataatgcttaaaccattctctggctttcttgcattttaatgtgaaacctgccatctcaatggctctcctatcatctgctcccaattcactggttatcatcctaactgctctgaggtaatcaaatggatcatctcccgtgttgtatttaggagcatccaatttcaagtactccgtcatttggactttacctccagatgagctaggttcatgtctgtcaacaacaggggctactggttctggtggtagtactggttcatgtggctctaggtgtgctgcacttggatgggtaggggaagagggatacataggatatggtggatagtaaggataaggcatataaggcatataaggaggatatggcacaaaactcgagtactccgacatacctcccatcgaatactctggatagccaaaacctgaggtctgagcacctccctgcgactctcccatacctttctcaaaactgcctatacccatgctgtcatctctagactgatcaatctccatagcttccctcctttcctctgatcttcctcccctagctgttcctcttctgctctcgtcgacagaccttctagggtctattgacgtaccttc
Protein-coding sequences here:
- the LOC110605465 gene encoding polygalacturonase, with amino-acid sequence MEEPVSEIYVKNCTIYDTDNGVRIKTWPALHGGSVSNIHFEHIVMQTVSNPIIIDQMYCAHNLCNRKPSKVKISDVSFKNIRGSSRTPTADQLTCSSSVPCKNVELSNVNLRGAQPNTFDVTKYGAKEGSDITKALLSAWKGACGAAGSGKVVIPKGKYSLGVVDLLGPCKGAMHLQVEGTLVAPAKASEHRKNSWVTLKYLDRLTVSGGGAFDGQGEIAWQQKSCGDGCKKALPVNLRFDFVTNSIVKDVTSIDSKQFHINLLGSKNLTFQRFLVKAPGHSPNTDGIHIGRSEQINIINSNIITDDDCISIGRGSRQVRITNVRCGHGHGISIGSLGKYEKEEPVYGIYVKNCKIYDTGNGVRIKTWPL